The Verrucomicrobiia bacterium genome window below encodes:
- a CDS encoding PAS domain S-box protein, with protein sequence MNWLQDMPIRWKVTTVIMLTSTAALLLACGAFIHYELVASRQAMVRDLEVLADVIGQNSTVALKFDDQSAAENILLALQAKPHLVAACLFAKEGRRFAAYGIRGTRPELPSQPGKEGYQFTRDRLALFRPIRLDGKAIGTIYLQSDLEAIDDRLRSFARIAALVVLGAMGITAGISFWMQQLVSQPILRLANTAQVIRENKDYSVRAEKQGRNEIGLLTDSFNQMLTQIQTQDNALHLAQKGLEQRVRERTAELTTANSALQVEIKERLRTGEALRESEDRFRSLLDGIPDYAIFRLDCDGRVASWNAGAQRIKGYTADEIIGQPFSRFYSAEDIQLEKPTQALKTAMIQGRCEDEGWRVRKDGSQFWANGVITVLRDAAGKAVGFSKVTRDITERKRIEQMHLHFRALFESLPGLYVVLTPDLTIVAVSDAYLMATMTKREAILDHGIFEIFPDNPDDPAADGVANLRASLQRVLQNGVADTMAIQKYDVRRPDGVFEERFWSPVNSPVFGADRRIEYIIHRVEDVTEFVKQTSRGGGGDESALRARMEQMEAEVFQSSQQVKVANEQLQAANRELEAFCYSVSHDLRAPLRGLDGFSQALLEDYGDKLGGDGKKLLQRIRAGSQRMGQLIDDLLNLSRVSRSELHREPVDLGRIAGDVAAELRGLDPRRHVALRIGEDLKAKGDPQLLRVVLENLLGNAWKYTAKKPRATIEFGVDQDNGNSSFFVRDNGVGFDMQYADKLFTPFQRLHAMNEFPGTGVGLATVQRIISRHGGRVWVEAAVNKGATIHFTLS encoded by the coding sequence ATGAACTGGCTTCAAGACATGCCCATACGATGGAAGGTCACCACGGTCATCATGTTGACCAGCACGGCCGCATTATTGCTGGCGTGCGGGGCGTTCATCCATTACGAGTTGGTCGCCTCCCGCCAGGCAATGGTGAGAGACCTGGAGGTCCTTGCTGATGTCATCGGCCAGAACAGCACGGTCGCCCTGAAGTTTGATGACCAGAGTGCGGCCGAGAATATCCTTCTGGCGCTGCAGGCAAAACCGCATCTGGTTGCGGCTTGCCTGTTCGCGAAGGAGGGCCGGCGCTTCGCCGCGTACGGCATTCGGGGAACGCGGCCGGAGCTGCCATCTCAACCGGGAAAAGAAGGCTATCAGTTCACCCGCGATCGCCTCGCGTTGTTCCGTCCGATCCGCCTCGACGGGAAAGCCATCGGCACGATCTATTTACAGTCCGATTTGGAAGCGATCGACGATCGTCTCAGGTCGTTCGCCAGAATTGCCGCCCTGGTCGTATTGGGGGCGATGGGGATAACTGCGGGCATCTCGTTCTGGATGCAACAACTCGTTTCGCAACCGATCCTGCGCCTGGCGAACACGGCGCAAGTCATCCGCGAGAACAAGGACTATTCGGTCCGCGCGGAAAAGCAGGGCCGCAACGAAATCGGCCTGCTGACCGATTCCTTCAACCAGATGCTTACCCAAATCCAGACGCAGGACAACGCATTGCACCTGGCGCAGAAGGGGTTGGAGCAACGCGTTCGCGAGCGCACGGCCGAATTGACCACTGCCAACTCCGCGTTGCAGGTTGAGATCAAGGAACGCTTGCGCACCGGGGAAGCCCTCCGCGAAAGCGAAGACCGATTTCGGTCACTGCTGGACGGCATCCCGGACTATGCGATTTTTCGCCTGGATTGCGATGGACGTGTGGCGAGTTGGAACGCCGGCGCGCAACGAATCAAGGGCTACACAGCCGACGAGATCATCGGCCAGCCTTTCTCTCGCTTCTACAGCGCCGAAGACATCCAGTTGGAAAAACCTACGCAAGCCTTGAAGACCGCGATGATTCAGGGGCGATGCGAGGATGAGGGCTGGCGGGTGCGGAAGGATGGGTCCCAGTTTTGGGCAAATGGGGTAATTACGGTGCTGCGGGACGCCGCCGGCAAGGCAGTGGGCTTTTCCAAGGTGACGCGCGATATCACCGAGCGCAAGCGCATCGAGCAAATGCACCTGCACTTCCGCGCTCTCTTTGAGTCCTTGCCCGGTCTCTACGTCGTGCTCACACCGGACCTCACGATCGTGGCGGTGAGCGATGCCTACCTGATGGCCACCATGACCAAACGCGAGGCGATTCTCGATCACGGTATTTTCGAGATTTTTCCGGATAATCCTGACGATCCGGCGGCCGACGGCGTTGCGAATTTACGGGCATCACTCCAGCGCGTGCTTCAAAACGGCGTCGCCGATACGATGGCCATTCAAAAATACGACGTCCGCCGTCCCGACGGCGTCTTCGAGGAGCGGTTCTGGAGCCCCGTCAATTCGCCCGTCTTCGGCGCGGATCGGCGGATTGAATACATCATCCACCGCGTGGAAGACGTGACCGAGTTTGTCAAACAAACGTCGCGAGGGGGCGGCGGTGACGAAAGCGCCCTGCGCGCGCGGATGGAGCAGATGGAAGCCGAGGTTTTCCAGAGTTCGCAGCAAGTGAAGGTCGCCAATGAACAGTTACAAGCGGCCAACCGCGAACTGGAGGCGTTCTGCTATTCCGTCTCACACGATTTGCGCGCTCCGCTGCGCGGCCTGGATGGTTTCAGCCAGGCATTGCTGGAAGATTATGGCGACAAGCTGGGTGGTGATGGCAAAAAACTATTGCAGCGCATTCGCGCCGGTAGCCAGCGCATGGGGCAACTGATTGACGATCTGTTGAACCTGTCGCGCGTGTCACGGAGCGAACTGCACCGCGAGCCCGTCGATCTGGGCAGAATCGCCGGCGATGTTGCCGCCGAGCTGCGCGGACTCGATCCGCGCCGACACGTCGCATTGCGAATTGGCGAAGACCTGAAGGCAAAGGGTGACCCGCAGCTTTTACGCGTGGTACTCGAAAATCTTCTCGGCAACGCCTGGAAATACACGGCCAAAAAACCCAGGGCGACGATCGAGTTCGGCGTCGACCAGGACAACGGCAATTCCTCGTTCTTTGTGCGCGACAACGGGGTGGGGTTTGACATGCAGTACGCTGACAAGCTTTTCACGCCGTTTCAACGGTTGCACGCCATGAACGAGTTCCCCGGCACCGGGGTCGGGCTGGCTACCGTGCAGCGCATCATCAGCCGTCACGGTGGCCGCGTGTGGGTGGAGGCCGCGGTCAACAAAGGGGCAACAATCCATTTTACGCTGTCATAA
- a CDS encoding response regulator gives MNNKAILLVEDNPDDEALTLRALKKNNISNEVVVAHDGSEALEFLHGNGNDLPAIVLLDLKLPKVNGMEVLRRVRADQRTRLLPVVILTTSKEELDLTNGYNLGANSYIRKPVDFAQFTEAVRQLGLYWLVLNESPPPPRS, from the coding sequence ATGAACAACAAGGCGATTCTGCTTGTGGAAGATAATCCCGATGACGAGGCGCTGACATTACGCGCCCTCAAGAAGAACAATATCTCCAATGAAGTCGTCGTCGCCCATGACGGCAGCGAGGCGCTTGAGTTCCTGCACGGCAACGGCAACGATCTGCCCGCGATTGTCCTGCTTGACCTGAAATTGCCCAAGGTGAACGGCATGGAAGTTTTGCGTCGCGTGCGTGCCGACCAGCGTACGCGTTTGTTGCCGGTGGTCATCCTGACGACTTCCAAGGAAGAACTGGATCTCACCAACGGGTACAATCTCGGCGCGAACAGCTACATCCGCAAACCGGTGGACTTCGCGCAGTTTACCGAGGCGGTGCGGCAACTCGGGCTGTACTGGCTGGTGTTAAACGAATCGCCGCCCCCACCACGGAGCTGA
- a CDS encoding response regulator, which yields MHTPLRVLIVEDSEDDCLLLKNELARGGYAVTYSRVETPEEMTAALAEGPWDIVVSDHRMPRFSSLAALKLFKERASNVPFIVVSGSIGEELAVGAMKAGAHDYIMKDNLARLVPAVERELREAESRRQRQNAEQALEQWRRRTESILEAAGEGICGLDANGVINFINPRGAKLIGWEAGELIGKPLHETVHHSRPDRTPFAKQDCSLCATLRDGLAHWMDDEVFWRKDGSAVPIEYTCMPMHEDDRVVGAVLTFQDITERKDAEGALREANHRLECSLTELRRTQQHIVGQERLQALGRMASGVAHDFNNALSKILGFTELLLTSPEKLQSTETVRDHLRMINTTARDAAQVVRRLHEFYRPRRDTELFKVVDLNAILEQTISLTEPKWRLEAQAGGVSIEIRTELQPKVLAFVDESELREVFTNLIFNAVDAMPEGGTITLRTSADAEHAILEISDTGNGMTEEVRRRCFEPFFTTKGFAGTGLGLASAYGIIQRHRGEIQIRSQVGKGTTFTIRLPAGPGEHKQPPATETPVASKQNPLRVLVVEDEPMVRGIEVEYLVSDGHAVETAADGCEGLSKFRAGKFDLVLIDRAMPEVNGDQLTEAIKELDPDMPVILVTGFTEALTNGQTQRRADLILSKPFSHAGLYNAVGKVMSAV from the coding sequence ATGCACACACCCTTGCGAGTATTGATTGTCGAGGACTCCGAGGACGATTGCCTGCTGCTGAAGAACGAGCTGGCCCGCGGGGGTTATGCGGTCACCTACAGCCGCGTCGAAACCCCGGAAGAAATGACTGCCGCCCTCGCGGAGGGACCTTGGGACATTGTCGTCTCGGACCACCGCATGCCGCGGTTCAGCTCGCTGGCTGCGCTGAAGTTGTTCAAGGAGCGGGCGTCCAACGTGCCCTTCATCGTTGTGTCGGGCAGCATCGGCGAGGAGTTGGCGGTGGGCGCCATGAAAGCGGGCGCTCATGACTACATCATGAAGGACAACCTTGCGCGGTTGGTACCGGCGGTCGAGCGCGAATTGCGCGAAGCGGAGTCTCGTCGCCAACGCCAGAACGCGGAGCAGGCGCTCGAACAATGGCGGCGCCGCACCGAATCGATCCTGGAGGCGGCGGGTGAGGGGATCTGCGGGCTGGACGCCAACGGCGTGATCAATTTCATCAATCCCCGCGGCGCGAAGCTGATTGGCTGGGAGGCCGGCGAACTGATCGGCAAACCCTTGCATGAAACCGTCCATCACAGCCGGCCGGACCGGACACCCTTCGCGAAACAGGATTGTTCGCTCTGCGCCACGTTGCGGGACGGCCTGGCGCATTGGATGGACGACGAAGTTTTTTGGCGGAAGGATGGCTCGGCGGTTCCGATTGAGTACACCTGCATGCCGATGCATGAGGATGACCGGGTTGTCGGTGCGGTGCTGACCTTCCAGGACATTACCGAACGCAAGGACGCGGAAGGGGCCCTGCGGGAAGCCAACCACCGCCTGGAATGCAGCCTGACGGAGTTGCGCCGCACGCAACAGCACATTGTCGGGCAGGAACGTCTGCAGGCGCTGGGCCGAATGGCCAGCGGGGTGGCCCACGACTTTAATAATGCGCTTTCCAAGATACTGGGCTTCACCGAATTGCTGCTGACGTCCCCTGAAAAACTCCAAAGCACGGAGACGGTGCGCGATCACCTGCGAATGATCAACACCACCGCGCGGGACGCGGCCCAGGTTGTACGACGCTTGCACGAGTTCTATCGGCCACGCCGCGACACCGAGTTATTCAAGGTCGTCGACCTTAACGCCATTCTCGAACAAACCATTTCACTTACCGAGCCGAAGTGGCGGCTGGAAGCCCAAGCCGGGGGAGTCTCGATCGAGATCCGAACGGAACTTCAACCTAAAGTGTTGGCCTTCGTGGACGAATCCGAACTGCGCGAGGTATTCACCAACCTCATTTTTAATGCGGTCGACGCCATGCCGGAAGGCGGCACAATTACCCTTCGCACGAGCGCCGACGCGGAACACGCAATTCTGGAGATCAGCGACACCGGTAACGGCATGACGGAAGAAGTTCGCCGGCGTTGTTTTGAACCGTTCTTCACGACGAAGGGCTTCGCCGGCACCGGTTTGGGGCTGGCGAGCGCCTACGGTATTATCCAACGACACCGCGGCGAAATCCAAATAAGAAGCCAGGTCGGCAAAGGCACAACCTTCACAATTCGGCTCCCCGCCGGTCCGGGCGAACACAAACAACCTCCTGCGACCGAGACGCCCGTTGCCTCAAAACAGAATCCGCTTCGTGTCCTGGTGGTTGAGGACGAGCCGATGGTGCGCGGGATTGAGGTCGAATACCTGGTTTCGGACGGGCACGCGGTGGAGACGGCCGCTGATGGCTGCGAGGGACTGAGCAAATTCCGGGCGGGGAAGTTCGATCTGGTGCTCATTGACCGTGCAATGCCCGAGGTCAATGGGGACCAGTTGACCGAAGCCATCAAGGAATTGGATCCGGATATGCCCGTGATCCTGGTGACGGGCTTCACCGAAGCATTGACGAACGGCCAGACCCAACGGCGGGCGGACCTGATCCTGTCCAAGCCATTCAGCCACGCCGGCCTTTATAACGCGGTTGGGAAAGTAATGTCGGCGGTATGA
- a CDS encoding response regulator: MNKLRTSTSENTPGAADAVDERLRRDISGKIQDMNKKRVLIVDDDQACARILQAGLERTGAYEVQTEQRATNALPAARKFEPDMILLDVCMIDGDGGDVAFALRNDKQLQNIPIVFLTSIISENEARDCSARRGTFPFLAKPARLERVIACIEKHTDTVDLNRQLSNGRASP; this comes from the coding sequence ATGAACAAACTCAGGACCAGTACAAGCGAGAATACACCGGGCGCGGCGGACGCGGTTGACGAACGCCTGCGCCGCGATATTTCAGGAAAGATCCAAGATATGAACAAAAAACGAGTCCTTATAGTTGACGACGATCAGGCTTGCGCGCGGATCCTGCAAGCCGGTCTGGAAAGAACCGGCGCGTATGAAGTCCAGACCGAGCAGCGCGCCACGAATGCCCTGCCGGCCGCTCGCAAGTTCGAGCCCGATATGATCCTGCTGGATGTCTGCATGATCGATGGCGACGGCGGTGACGTCGCCTTTGCGCTGCGAAATGACAAGCAACTCCAGAATATCCCCATTGTGTTTCTCACCTCGATTATTTCCGAGAACGAAGCCCGGGATTGCAGTGCGCGGCGCGGCACGTTCCCGTTCCTGGCCAAGCCCGCGCGTCTGGAACGGGTGATCGCCTGTATCGAGAAGCACACCGATACGGTCGACTTGAACCGCCAGTTATCCAACGGGAGGGCGTCTCCATGA
- a CDS encoding response regulator: protein MKTRRILVVDDDVQSTRMVKLSLERTGHYEVRELNDSAPTLTVAREFKPDLILLDVCMPGSQGLDVAFQIRADAELQQTPVVFITSLVSEWEAVGDGTSKGGFHFVAKPARLPRMISCIEKSLNTTWRADEYSIEGKHP from the coding sequence ATGAAGACAAGACGAATCCTGGTCGTCGACGACGACGTTCAGTCAACGCGAATGGTCAAATTGAGCCTGGAACGAACCGGCCATTACGAGGTTCGAGAGTTGAACGACTCCGCGCCAACGCTAACCGTGGCGCGGGAATTCAAGCCCGACCTCATCCTGCTGGATGTCTGTATGCCGGGTTCCCAGGGCCTCGACGTGGCCTTTCAAATTCGCGCCGACGCGGAATTGCAGCAAACCCCGGTGGTATTCATCACTTCGCTCGTGTCGGAGTGGGAAGCCGTGGGGGATGGCACATCCAAGGGAGGGTTTCATTTCGTTGCCAAGCCGGCGCGGCTGCCGCGCATGATTAGCTGCATCGAGAAGAGCCTCAACACGACGTGGCGCGCCGACGAATATTCCATCGAAGGGAAACATCCATGA